From a single Anas acuta chromosome 16, bAnaAcu1.1, whole genome shotgun sequence genomic region:
- the ZHX3 gene encoding zinc fingers and homeoboxes protein 3 has protein sequence MASKRKSTTPCMIPVKTLVLQETELEAAEDDREGTQQDAPAEGPAASDAGASNSNSGALSNGHRGIAEGDTFVCKSCDFGSQDVQHFFAHLDSEHLDFSKDPAFVCVACSFLAKSHEGLSQHNAEAHAGEASFVWRLVKQDNRTAVEQSLCDAASSHDLPGEVPEEVADGQSEIIITKTPIMKIMKGKPEAKKIHTLKENVSSQLGGEAEAKDGEPSFANGPVPVSQPTASSTKSSHVVNGSILGNVPVLPAGVAQLVSLQQQPPLHQQLPTSKSLPKVMIPLSSIPTYNAAMDSNSFLKNSFHKFPYPTKAELCYLTVVTKYPEEQLKIWFTAQRLKQGISWSPEEIEDARKKMFNTVIQSVPQPTITVLNTPLVANPGSVPHLIQATLPGHVVGQPEGTGGLLVTQPIMANGLKGTSSSFTLAVTTVPKPQPAAQHSTVSSGNASAVKVVNAAPSVLTACPAISSQTFLDPNVYKNKKSHEQLSALKGSFCRNQFPGQAEVERLTKITGLSTKEIRKWFSDRRYHYRNVRGGRAIFPGDSALDSLPEIPFDVPPKGAELTSTAAATPVTHHPTRRQAWHQTPDFTPTKYKERAPEQLKALESSFAQNPLPPDEEVNRLRSETKMTRREIDSWFSERRKKKAEENKKAEEAVQQEEEEAENGCGEGEDSSDDLRALSENGSLDASTNNPNSAERKVSPIKINLKNLRVTESNGKNEVPGVATSEKGDGGSSRPPTPPKTKLNFKKTAQQRHLLKQMFVQTQRPTNQEYDAIVSQTGLPRAEVIRWFGDSRYGYKNGQLKWYENYRRGIFPPGLVEVSPAGREVLEDYYKQHKALQEDDVPSLCERAQLSAQQVKVWFALKAEEETRGASEDALSSTSEQTGSQKGPYDACSEVSENSEPWEPGGPEGGAEPPGAPVQPPATQLETD, from the exons ATGGCTAGCAAGAGAAAATCCACGACTCCCTGCATGATACCAGTAAAAACTCTGGTGCTTCAGGAGACTGAGCTGGAGGCTGCAGAAGACGATCGTGAAGGAACACAACAAGATGCTCCCGCAGAAGGGCCGGCAGCCAGCGATGCTGGTGCCAGCAACAGCAACAGCGGAGCCTTGTCTAACGGGCACCGCGGCATCGCCGAGGGCGATACTTTTGTCTGCAAGTCTTGTGACTTCGGCTCTCAAGACGTTCAGCATTTCTTTGCGCACCTGGACTCGGAGCacttggacttcagcaaagacCCTGCGTTTGTGTGCGTTGCCTGCAGCTTCCTGGCGAAGAGCCACGAGGGGCTCTCGCAGCACAACGCGGAGGCGCACGCCGGCGAGGCGAGCTTCGTCTGGAGGCTGGTGAAGCAGGACAATCGGACGGCTGTGGAGCAGAGTCTCTGCGATGCCGCCAGCAGCCACGACCTTCCGGGAGAGGTCCCCGAGGAAGTGGCGGATGGTCAGTCTGAAATTATCATCACCAAAACCCCCATCATGAAGATAATGAAAGGCAAACCCGAGGCCAAAAAAATCCACACGCTGAAGGAGAATGTGTCCAGTCAGCTGGGCGGAGAGGCGGAGGCAAAAGACGGAGAGCCTTCCTTCGCCAACGGGCCTGTGCCGGTCAGCCAGCCCACCGCCAGCTCGACAAAATCATCTCACGTGGTGAACGGCTCCATCCTCGGGAACGTGCCCGTTCTGCCAGCGGGTGTTGCCCAGCTCgtttcactgcagcagcagccacccttGCACCAGCAGCTACCCACGTCCAAGTCCCTTCCCAAGGTGATGATCCCCCTGAGCAGCATTCCCACATACAACGCAGCCATGGACTCCAACAGCTTCCTGAAAAACTCTTTCCACAAGTTCCCCTACCCCACGAAAGCTGAGCTCTGCTACCTGACCGTGGTGACCAAGTAcccagaggagcagctgaagatcTGGTTCACGGCCCAGCGGTTGAAGCAGGGCATCAGCTGGTCGCCAGAGGAGATCGAAGACGCCAGGAAGAAGATGTTTAACACGGTCATTCAGTCCGTGCCGCAGCCCACCATCACCGTGCTGAACACGCCGCTGGTTGCGAACCCCGGCAGCGTCCCGCATCTCATCCAGGCCACTTTGCCGGGCCACGTGGTGGGGCAGCCGGagggcacgggggggctgctggtCACACAGCCCATCATGGCCAACGGCTTGAAAGGCACCAGCTCCTCCTTCACCCTGGCGGTGACGACGGTTCCCAAGCCCCAGCCGGCGGCGCAGCACAGCACGGTGAGCTCCGGCAACGCCTCGGCCGTGAAGGTGGTGAACGCGGCCCCGTCGGTGCTCACTGCCTGCCCCGCCATATCCTCGCAAACCTTCCTGGACCCCAACGTCTACAAGAACAAGAAGTCCCACGAGCAGCTGTCGGCCTTGAAAGGCAGCTTCTGCAGGAACCAGTTCCCCGGCCAGGCTGAAGTCGAGCGGCTGACCAAGATAACCGGGCTGTCCACGAAGGAGATCCGCAAATGGTTTAGCGACAGGAGGTACCATTACAGGAACGTGCGAGGCGGCAGAGCCATCTTTCCCGGAGACAGTGCTCTCGATTCTCTGCCCGAAATACCCTTCGACGTGCCGCCCAAGGGAGCGGAGCTGACATCCACAGCCGCGGCAACGCCTGTCACCCATCACCCGACGCGGCGGCAGGCCTGGCACCAGACGCCCGACTTCACGCCCACCAAGTACAAGGAGCGCGCGCCCGAGCAGCTCAAGGCCCTGGAGAGCAGTTTTGCACAGAATCCTCTTCCTCCGGACGAGGAAGTGAATCGCCTGAGGAGCGAGACGAAGATGACGCGGAGGGAGATCGATAGCTGGTTCtcggagaggaggaagaagaaggcggaagagaacaaaaaagcGGAGGAGGCCGttcagcaggaggaagaggaggctgaaaaCGGCTGCGGGGAAGGAGAAGACTCCTCAGATGACCTGAGGGCCTTGAGCGAAAACGGCTCGCTCGATGCCTCCACCAACAACCCAAACTCGGCAGAGCGGAAGGTGAGCCCCATCAAAATCAACCTGAAGAACCTCCGGGTGACCGAGTCCAATGGCAAGAACGAAGTGCCGGGTGTTGCCACGAGCGAGAAGGGGGACGGCGGCTCCAGCCGGCCGCCCACCCCTCCGAAAACCAAACTGAACTTCAAAAAAACCGCCCAGCAGCGGCACCTGCTTAAGCAAATGTTCGTGCAGACGCAGCGGCCGACGAACCAGGAGTACGATGCCATCGTGTCCCAGACGGGCTTGCCGCGGGCTGAGGTCATTCGCTGGTTTGGAGACAGTCGGTACGGCTACAAGAACGGGCAGCTGAAGTGGTATGAGAACTACCGGCGCGGCATCTTCCCCCCGGGCCTGGTGGAGGTGAGCCCGGCcggcagggaggtgctggaggaCTACTACAAGCAGCACAAGGCGCTGCAGGAGGACGACGTGCCCAGCCTCTGCGAGCGCGCCCAGCTCAGCGCCCAGCAGGTGAAGGTGTGGTTTGCACTGAAGGCGGAGGAGGAGACCAGGGGCGCCTCCGAGGATGCCCTCTCCAGCACCAGCGAGCAAACGGGAAGCCAGAAGGGGCCGTACGACGCCTGCTCGGAGGTGTCGGAGAACAGCGAGCCCTGGGAGCCGGGCGGCCCCGAGGGTGGTGCcgagccccccggtgcccccgtgCAGCCACCCGCAACGCAGCTCG aaacagacTGA